A genomic window from Leptolyngbya sp. BL0902 includes:
- a CDS encoding Uma2 family endonuclease: MAPSTSTAPQATAPPTDTWVKATWADFLAALETPPYNEGQGYFDNNYMRLEMAPLGGGHARQNSVVMDVVSLFAMRHGLRMAKFINGSFYKTGERGCQPDAAFYIGPNFRLPPQDNAPIDVNVFGPPTLAIEIGGSSFKDDLGAKRLLYERLGVGEYWVVNVAEQQVIAFAVAEGGSRQIQVSAVLPGLRLDLVEAALSRSQTEDDTALIRWLTEALA; this comes from the coding sequence ATGGCACCTTCCACGTCCACCGCACCCCAAGCGACCGCCCCGCCCACCGACACCTGGGTGAAAGCCACCTGGGCAGACTTCCTAGCCGCCCTAGAAACACCTCCCTACAACGAGGGCCAGGGCTATTTTGACAACAACTACATGAGGCTTGAAATGGCTCCCCTAGGCGGTGGACATGCACGGCAGAATTCAGTGGTCATGGATGTTGTCAGCCTGTTTGCTATGCGGCACGGGCTGCGGATGGCCAAATTCATTAACGGCAGCTTTTACAAGACTGGAGAGCGAGGCTGTCAGCCCGACGCGGCCTTCTACATTGGCCCCAATTTTCGGTTGCCGCCCCAGGATAATGCCCCCATTGATGTCAATGTTTTTGGCCCACCCACCCTGGCCATTGAAATTGGCGGGAGTTCCTTCAAGGACGACCTAGGGGCCAAACGCTTGCTCTATGAACGGCTGGGAGTTGGCGAGTATTGGGTGGTGAATGTAGCAGAACAGCAGGTGATCGCCTTTGCCGTGGCCGAGGGCGGCAGTCGCCAAATCCAGGTGTCCGCTGTGTTGCCCGGTCTCCGGTTAGATCTGGTGGAAGCCGCCCTCAGCCGTTCCCAAACCGAGGACGACACCGCCCTCATCCGCTGGCTAACGGAAGCCTTAGCCTGA
- the lysS gene encoding lysine--tRNA ligase → MSSDATRSGQSASSLEEIRAARLQKVEDLKQVGQNPFAYRWDVTHQTAQLQEKYADLAAGEEVADTVSIAGRILARRVFGKLAFFGVQDESGTIQLYLEKATIQEQMGAEDEKAFDHLKQLTDVGDIIGVTGTIKRTDKGELSIKVQRYAMLTKALLPLPDKWHGLTDVAKRYRQRYVDLIVNPTVRDTFRKRALITTGIRRYLEDRGFLEIETPVLQSEAGGAEARPFITYHNTLEMELYLRIATELHLKRLVVGGFEKVFEIGRIFRNEGVSTRHNPEFTSVEFYQAYADYHDFMDLTEDLVATLAKDILGTTQITYQGVDIDLTPPWKRISMHDLVQEHTGLDFHDFTTLEEAKAAVKPLNLHGVEDCDSIGKLLNEVFEQKIEETLIQPTFLIDHPVEISPLSKPHRSKPGVVERFELFVAGRETANGFSELTDPIDQRHRFELQAARKAAGDVEATGVDEDFLTALEHGMPPTCGEGIGIDRLVMLLTDSASIRDVIAFPLLKPEKEEDRGEA, encoded by the coding sequence ATGTCCTCCGACGCGACCCGTTCTGGCCAAAGCGCCTCCAGCCTCGAAGAAATCCGTGCCGCCCGTCTGCAAAAGGTGGAAGACCTGAAGCAGGTGGGTCAAAATCCCTTTGCCTACCGTTGGGATGTCACCCATCAGACGGCTCAACTCCAGGAAAAGTATGCTGATTTGGCCGCTGGGGAAGAGGTGGCAGACACCGTATCCATTGCCGGACGGATTTTGGCGCGGCGGGTGTTTGGCAAGTTGGCCTTCTTTGGTGTGCAAGACGAATCGGGCACCATCCAGCTTTATCTGGAAAAAGCCACCATCCAGGAGCAGATGGGAGCCGAGGACGAAAAAGCCTTCGACCACCTGAAACAGCTCACCGATGTGGGCGACATCATCGGCGTCACGGGCACCATTAAGCGCACCGATAAAGGCGAGCTTTCCATCAAAGTGCAGCGCTACGCCATGCTGACCAAGGCGCTGCTGCCCCTGCCGGATAAGTGGCACGGGTTAACCGACGTGGCCAAACGCTATCGCCAGCGCTACGTGGATTTGATCGTGAACCCCACCGTGCGCGATACCTTCCGCAAGCGAGCGCTGATTACCACCGGGATTCGCCGCTATTTAGAAGATCGAGGATTTTTGGAAATTGAAACCCCGGTGCTGCAAAGCGAGGCGGGCGGGGCGGAGGCGCGGCCCTTCATCACCTACCACAACACCCTGGAGATGGAGCTGTACCTGCGGATTGCCACGGAACTGCACCTGAAACGGCTGGTGGTGGGCGGCTTTGAGAAGGTGTTTGAAATTGGCCGCATCTTCCGCAACGAGGGCGTTTCCACCCGCCACAACCCCGAATTTACCAGCGTCGAGTTCTACCAAGCCTACGCCGACTACCACGACTTTATGGATCTCACCGAAGACCTAGTCGCCACTTTGGCTAAGGACATCCTCGGCACCACGCAGATCACCTACCAGGGCGTAGACATTGACCTCACCCCGCCCTGGAAGCGGATTTCCATGCATGATCTGGTGCAAGAACACACGGGGCTGGATTTCCATGATTTCACAACCTTGGAGGAAGCCAAGGCGGCGGTGAAACCCCTCAACCTGCACGGGGTCGAGGATTGCGACTCCATCGGCAAGCTGCTGAACGAGGTGTTTGAGCAGAAAATCGAAGAAACCCTGATTCAGCCGACGTTTTTGATCGATCATCCCGTCGAAATTTCCCCCCTCTCCAAGCCCCACCGCAGCAAACCAGGTGTGGTGGAACGCTTCGAGCTATTTGTGGCCGGACGGGAAACCGCCAACGGCTTCTCGGAGTTGACCGACCCCATCGACCAGCGCCACCGCTTTGAGCTGCAAGCCGCCCGCAAAGCCGCCGGGGATGTAGAGGCCACCGGGGTGGATGAAGACTTCCTCACCGCCCTAGAACACGGGATGCCCCCCACCTGCGGCGAAGGCATCGGCATCGACCGTCTGGTAATGCTGCTCACCGATAGCGCCAGCATCCGCGATGTGATTGCCTTCCCGCTACTGAAACCAGAAAAGGAGGAAGATCGCGGGGAAGCATAA
- a CDS encoding GNAT family N-acetyltransferase — protein MGQRSATVATTVTTWYFEMLSPEALRPKRFDPYDLSIQRMEVPCPEFGRFLYTAVGGPWYWCDRLSWSYADWQRHLERPEVEIWTAWSEGTPAGYVELEDQAQGNVEIAYFGLLPQFIGQGLGGYLLTVGVREAWGMGATQRVWVHTCSLDGPAAYRNYEARGFDLYRTETTLKLLPPLPPGPWPHSGAPVPAKA, from the coding sequence ATGGGTCAGCGATCCGCCACCGTCGCCACCACCGTCACGACTTGGTACTTTGAAATGCTGAGCCCGGAGGCTCTCCGGCCTAAGCGTTTTGATCCCTATGATTTGTCTATTCAGCGGATGGAGGTGCCTTGCCCGGAGTTTGGGCGGTTTCTCTATACTGCTGTGGGTGGGCCGTGGTACTGGTGTGATCGGCTGTCCTGGAGTTACGCCGACTGGCAGCGCCATTTGGAACGGCCAGAGGTGGAAATCTGGACAGCCTGGAGCGAGGGCACCCCAGCGGGCTATGTGGAACTGGAAGATCAGGCTCAGGGCAATGTTGAAATTGCCTACTTTGGCCTGTTGCCACAATTCATTGGCCAGGGGCTAGGCGGCTATTTGTTGACGGTGGGGGTGAGGGAAGCGTGGGGTATGGGCGCAACGCAGCGGGTGTGGGTGCATACCTGTAGTTTGGATGGCCCTGCGGCCTACCGCAACTACGAAGCCCGTGGGTTTGACCTCTACCGCACCGAAACCACCCTTAAGCTTCTGCCGCCTCTGCCGCCCGGCCCCTGGCCCCACAGTGGTGCTCCAGTGCCAGCAAAGGCTTAG
- the gghA gene encoding glucosylglycerol hydrolase: protein MNPNPVAPTLGLPVPQWTTDGQGVYLELTETQKLMEWADAVAESEDTIFHQGQAYARRLGAHYRADGLTEFGFWTPELAAEVIQSERTLELEILTPLQPIDFRADQQTVDFRRERLPVMQQGEYVWAVVAGLTPGTRDQAGCFYWLRYVDPEGREHPIRDPLAYSLPYGVFAPAELYDMDRIQRERADLAYLQQTSLQSSDAEEEAIPRLPPPTNILQIHVKTASPEGSVEGLTRIYRTLSDKLAAGEALTPAEMAYVGYEAVQLLPVEPTIEYRREDTNLDHEFFAVVGLGYAEDAPSEDATENAEPITLTVTLRQPNTQNWGYDVPILGSAATNPAVLGSLRPDEMVDLIATLHNFSQGPIQVIYDLVYGHADNQALELLPQQFFKGPNMYGQDLNHQLPQVRAILLEMQRRKINTGVDGIRVDGGQDFRFFNPLSGRVEHDDMYLIAMSDVVQEIEGYQRLMFTIFEDGRPWPEEGWEEKSTYRELMEAKPGSFQWGPLIFAHNTPTLKGFWDYKWRRVCEVITQGDHWITGCGNHDTVRRGNQIDPNADINWNLGDTLPNALNRAYNNPATLLWVYGFSPGLPMDFLNACLETPWGFFRNTDDRYGVKVAAEEVGFLDWEIEPNFYDQPDTFPQLKALGFDNLTTLRSFAKALQIAMVETDYDLEAVAQLCQGCLGQEAEGKACAIPALKNINQPELPDFLANLDVPRLKQFAMAFMEDGHDSCNVTHSADRVDSNHAAFSLALRQFRQARPWLRHNLSGSDRFNRISEPTHTLFYGHRTQPTEDGDTHTAIPAHGQSRDQVNSQVAPQEVVLITHMGGDPVTVTLGDWLQLDLNEWQVALSTPGLAPDSLQRFEIKDGEGLLLIPRA from the coding sequence GTGAATCCTAATCCTGTTGCGCCTACCCTCGGTTTGCCCGTACCCCAGTGGACAACCGACGGTCAGGGGGTGTACCTCGAACTGACGGAAACCCAAAAACTAATGGAATGGGCCGATGCGGTGGCGGAGAGCGAAGACACCATTTTTCACCAGGGCCAAGCCTATGCCCGCCGACTGGGGGCGCACTACCGGGCCGATGGGCTGACGGAATTTGGCTTTTGGACACCGGAACTGGCCGCTGAGGTCATCCAATCCGAGCGCACGTTGGAATTAGAAATCCTGACCCCGCTCCAGCCGATTGATTTCCGCGCCGATCAACAAACGGTAGACTTTCGGCGCGAACGCCTCCCGGTGATGCAGCAGGGAGAATACGTGTGGGCCGTGGTGGCGGGGCTGACACCGGGCACCCGTGACCAGGCTGGATGCTTCTACTGGCTGCGCTACGTGGATCCCGAAGGGCGAGAGCATCCCATTCGCGACCCCCTGGCCTATTCCTTGCCCTACGGTGTGTTTGCCCCAGCAGAGCTCTACGACATGGATCGGATCCAGCGGGAACGGGCCGATTTGGCCTACCTTCAGCAAACGAGCCTCCAATCATCGGATGCAGAGGAGGAGGCTATTCCCCGCCTGCCGCCCCCCACCAACATTCTGCAAATCCATGTTAAAACCGCCAGCCCAGAGGGTTCTGTGGAAGGCTTGACCCGCATTTACCGCACCCTGTCCGACAAACTGGCGGCGGGGGAAGCCCTCACCCCGGCGGAAATGGCCTACGTGGGCTACGAGGCGGTGCAGTTGCTGCCCGTGGAACCGACCATTGAATATCGGCGGGAGGACACCAACCTCGACCACGAATTTTTTGCCGTGGTGGGCTTGGGCTATGCCGAAGATGCCCCGTCGGAAGACGCTACCGAAAATGCTGAACCCATCACCCTCACCGTTACCCTGCGCCAGCCCAATACCCAAAATTGGGGCTACGATGTGCCGATTTTGGGGTCTGCCGCCACTAATCCCGCTGTATTGGGCAGTTTGCGCCCCGATGAAATGGTGGATTTAATCGCCACTCTGCACAACTTTTCCCAGGGGCCAATTCAGGTCATTTACGATTTGGTCTATGGCCACGCCGACAACCAAGCTTTGGAACTCTTGCCCCAGCAGTTTTTCAAAGGGCCAAATATGTACGGCCAAGACTTGAACCATCAACTGCCCCAGGTGCGGGCTATTTTGCTAGAAATGCAGCGGCGCAAAATTAACACCGGGGTAGACGGTATTCGCGTCGATGGGGGGCAAGATTTTCGCTTTTTCAATCCCCTCAGCGGACGGGTGGAGCACGACGATATGTACCTCATCGCCATGAGCGATGTGGTGCAGGAGATTGAAGGCTACCAGCGGCTGATGTTCACTATTTTTGAGGACGGTCGGCCCTGGCCAGAGGAGGGCTGGGAGGAAAAATCTACCTACCGCGAACTAATGGAGGCCAAGCCGGGTTCTTTCCAGTGGGGGCCGCTAATTTTTGCCCACAATACCCCCACCCTAAAGGGTTTTTGGGATTACAAATGGCGGCGTGTCTGCGAAGTCATTACCCAGGGCGACCACTGGATTACGGGCTGCGGCAACCACGACACCGTGCGGCGCGGCAACCAAATTGATCCCAACGCCGATATTAACTGGAACCTCGGTGACACCCTGCCTAATGCCCTGAATCGAGCCTACAACAATCCGGCTACCTTGCTGTGGGTCTATGGCTTCAGCCCTGGCCTGCCGATGGATTTTCTCAACGCCTGCTTGGAAACACCCTGGGGCTTTTTCCGCAACACCGACGACCGCTACGGCGTTAAGGTGGCAGCCGAAGAAGTGGGATTTTTAGACTGGGAAATTGAGCCCAACTTTTACGATCAGCCCGATACATTTCCACAGCTCAAAGCCCTAGGGTTCGACAACCTCACAACCCTAAGATCCTTCGCCAAGGCACTACAAATTGCTATGGTAGAAACCGACTATGACCTAGAGGCTGTGGCCCAACTGTGCCAAGGTTGTTTAGGTCAGGAAGCTGAAGGTAAAGCCTGCGCTATTCCTGCCCTGAAAAACATCAATCAGCCGGAATTACCAGATTTTCTAGCCAACCTCGATGTACCCCGTCTCAAACAATTTGCCATGGCCTTTATGGAGGATGGCCACGACAGTTGCAACGTGACGCATTCCGCCGACCGGGTTGATTCAAACCATGCGGCCTTTTCCTTGGCCCTGCGTCAGTTTAGGCAAGCCCGCCCTTGGTTGCGCCACAACCTCAGCGGCAGCGACCGCTTCAACCGCATCAGCGAACCCACCCACACCCTGTTTTACGGCCATCGCACCCAGCCCACAGAAGACGGTGACACGCACACGGCCATTCCGGCGCATGGTCAGAGCCGTGATCAGGTCAATAGTCAGGTCGCTCCCCAGGAGGTCGTGCTGATCACCCACATGGGCGGCGACCCCGTCACCGTCACCCTGGGCGACTGGCTCCAGCTCGACCTCAATGAGTGGCAGGTGGCCCTATCGACTCCCGGCTTAGCCCCCGATTCCCTCCAGCGGTTTGAGATCAAGGACGGTGAGGGACTGCTGCTTATTCCCAGGGCATAA
- the csaB gene encoding polysaccharide pyruvyl transferase CsaB, with protein MRAVLCGYYGMGNGGDEALLATLLQMLPSQIEPVVLSGNPAETAARYGVEAVPRKQLGAVIKALRRSDFFIWGGGSLLQDATSLQNPIYYTGLMALAQWLGLKTIAWGQGIGPLQHPLSRGLGGYVLRRCEAVSVRDNGSMAWLARWQVPGMQAPDPVWALESSPVAGLWETHAPRVAVALRPHAWLTESRLDQITQALAAFQTQTQTSLLLVPFQPVKDLAIAEYIQPRLPGPSQVYTLTDPHQLKGLFRGVEMVIGMRLHALIMAAAEGCRCFALSYDPKVSQLMADLALPGVDLNLQQPPTDPAHRWPNDADALAQAWLDVYANGDPLSADQIQSRVDRALMHQDLLHDVMGLACSLSSHAQG; from the coding sequence ATGCGAGCGGTTTTGTGTGGCTATTACGGCATGGGCAACGGCGGCGATGAGGCGCTGTTGGCGACGCTGCTGCAAATGTTGCCCTCCCAGATCGAGCCCGTGGTGCTATCGGGCAATCCGGCGGAAACGGCGGCTCGCTATGGGGTAGAGGCTGTGCCGCGCAAGCAGTTGGGGGCGGTGATTAAGGCCCTGCGGCGGTCAGACTTTTTCATTTGGGGCGGCGGCAGCTTGTTGCAAGACGCCACCAGCCTGCAAAACCCCATCTACTACACGGGGCTGATGGCCTTGGCCCAGTGGCTAGGGCTCAAAACCATTGCCTGGGGCCAGGGCATCGGCCCGCTTCAGCATCCCCTCAGCCGAGGGTTGGGGGGCTATGTGCTGCGGCGCTGCGAGGCCGTCAGCGTGCGGGATAACGGTTCCATGGCGTGGCTGGCCCGCTGGCAGGTGCCGGGAATGCAAGCCCCCGACCCGGTGTGGGCGCTGGAATCTTCCCCGGTGGCAGGGCTATGGGAGACCCACGCCCCACGGGTGGCCGTGGCCCTGCGGCCCCATGCTTGGCTAACGGAAAGCCGCCTGGATCAAATCACCCAGGCCCTAGCGGCATTTCAGACCCAAACGCAAACTTCCCTATTGCTGGTACCCTTCCAGCCCGTCAAAGACTTGGCCATTGCCGAATACATCCAGCCACGCCTACCGGGGCCAAGCCAGGTTTATACCCTCACCGACCCCCACCAACTCAAGGGGCTGTTTCGCGGCGTCGAGATGGTGATTGGGATGCGGCTCCATGCGCTGATTATGGCGGCGGCGGAAGGCTGTCGGTGCTTTGCCCTCAGCTACGACCCCAAGGTGAGCCAACTGATGGCCGATTTGGCCCTACCCGGCGTCGATCTCAACCTCCAACAGCCTCCCACCGACCCCGCCCACCGCTGGCCCAACGATGCCGATGCCCTCGCCCAGGCTTGGCTCGATGTCTATGCCAACGGCGACCCTCTCTCGGCGGATCAAATCCAATCCCGCGTAGACCGCGCCCTGATGCACCAAGACCTGCTCCACGATGTGATGGGGTTGGCCTGTAGCCTCAGTTCCCACGCCCAGGGGTAG
- a CDS encoding DUF2499 domain-containing protein, producing the protein MNALSLPTWMIHISSVLEWMAAMWFIWQFATVTQRPVWRWLAIGMFPALVSAMAACTWHFFDNDPGFAWLVTLQAAMTVVGNVTLCLAAWWIWRQSRTAAPDASE; encoded by the coding sequence ATGAACGCCCTGTCTCTGCCCACTTGGATGATTCACATTTCCAGCGTGTTGGAATGGATGGCGGCGATGTGGTTCATTTGGCAGTTCGCGACGGTGACGCAGCGGCCCGTGTGGCGGTGGCTGGCGATTGGGATGTTTCCGGCCCTGGTGAGTGCGATGGCGGCCTGTACCTGGCACTTTTTTGATAACGATCCCGGCTTTGCGTGGCTCGTGACCCTGCAAGCGGCGATGACCGTGGTGGGCAATGTCACCCTCTGCCTCGCGGCCTGGTGGATTTGGCGGCAGTCTCGCACCGCTGCGCCCGATGCCTCGGAATAG